The genomic DNA GATATCAACGATGCGAACGCCAGAAACGATCACCTCAAGGTAACGGGCATGCGTGTCTGATTCATCGCCGGACAGCGCATTGCTGACGTGCTCGATTGGCAATCTTGAGAGGATGGCGACACCGTTATAGGCTTTCTGGGTCACGGCGACACTCTCGTAGCCTAAGCCGCTGAAGACCTCCGATGGGAACTCGGTGCCTTTGAGTTCCTGCAAGAGCAAAACGTCCGGCTTCTGAGACATCAGCCAATTCATTACGTGCTCTAAACGCGCCTTGATCGAGTTCACATTCCAGCTGGCGATTACGATGGTGATCCCCTTTTCTTGAGTGGCGGTCGTTGTTCCAATATGTTCGTTCAGCTCGCGTGATTCAGGAGTTCCATCACGATGGCCTCCCATTCCGCATGGAGATCTCCCGTCTCTGCAGGGCGGCCGGCGCGCCTGTACCAATAGCCGGCATTGCTCGTGTCGCCTTCGGCCCGGTGCAGATACGCGTGTACCCACGCTCCCTCGCGGCTCTCTTCCGACTGGGCGATCTCATGTGCCTGCTCCCACTCTCCTCGCCCAGCGAGCCACAGAGCACGAAGCGCGGGGTGATCGAATCGACCGTCGCTTTCCGCGAACTCTTCAACTGTCATAGGGCTTCGCTTGCTCCATCTCAAGTCTACTTTTGGCAACCGGGTCGGGTCACCGCATTGCGGCCATGTCGTGACATGATCCAGTCGAGCCTGCTCTAAAGACTATCGAAGAGAGATGCTTCTTTCGCTGTCACTGCTGTCCCTGGATCGACACAGGTTGCAGTCATTGCTTCCGCGTCAAAGGGTCTCAGCAGGTCAATCGGAACCCTATCTCCACTGAGCCACCGGGCATATTCGCTAGGTTTGAGAATCGCGGGCATTCGATTGTGGTACTGCTCCAGCAGGGAATTCGGGTCGGTTGTGATGATGGTAAAGCTGTGCAGTTCAGTCTTGTCGGCGGGATTCGTCCAGCCACTCCAGAGACCGGCGAACGCGAAGGGAATACCGCCTCCGACTAGAAACTCGTACTTTGGATTGCCTTTCTTTGCGATATGCTTCCACTCGAAAAAGCTATCCGCTGGAACCAGGCATCTTTTGGCCTCAAGAGAATGCCGCCACATGGGAGCCTTCTCGATGCCTTCTGCCCGCGCATTGAATGTTGTTGGCGGAAACTTGTCCCCCTTCTGCCAGAAGGGAACGAAGCCCCAACGGGCAAGCTCAATCAACGGAGCGCCCTCTTCGTCTGCCCGGATGATCGGCTGAAAGGTGGTGGGGCGGATGTCATCGTTCGGCGTGAGCATCAGCGAGTCGATGCTTGGTCCTTTGACATGAAACGCCTCGGCGATCTGTTGTTTATCTGACTTGCGGCGATAGCGACCACACATGGCGATCTTCTCCACACCCTAAATTTCGTTGCAGGCATGAC from Granulicella aggregans includes the following:
- a CDS encoding SOS response-associated peptidase, with product MEKIAMCGRYRRKSDKQQIAEAFHVKGPSIDSLMLTPNDDIRPTTFQPIIRADEEGAPLIELARWGFVPFWQKGDKFPPTTFNARAEGIEKAPMWRHSLEAKRCLVPADSFFEWKHIAKKGNPKYEFLVGGGIPFAFAGLWSGWTNPADKTELHSFTIITTDPNSLLEQYHNRMPAILKPSEYARWLSGDRVPIDLLRPFDAEAMTATCVDPGTAVTAKEASLFDSL